The genomic region CAGCGTCCGTTACGGCAAGAAGCACCGACATGGCGTCGAAGCGGTCCATTTTTGACTCTCATAATCCGGTAGGGTGGCTGCCAATATTGTCGACTATTTCGTGAAAATGAAAGGACCTAATTCAGGGGCGTCGGCCAATCCCGGCCCGAAGAGAGTAGGAGACGCCCATGTCCCGCATCCTGACCCCAGCCACCATTGCTGATGCTCCCGCCACTGCACAGCCGCTCCTAGAGGCGGTGAATAAACAGCTCGGTACCGTTCCAAACATGTTTCGGCTGATCGCAACAAGCCCCGCCGCTTTGGAGGGCTACCTTAGTCTTTCGGGCGCGCTGGCAAAGGGCAAGCTGCCGCCGCAGACCCGCGAACGCATCGCGCTGGCCGTCGCAGAGTTCAACGGCTGCAGCTATTGCCTTTCAGCGCATACCTACCTTGGGCGGAACCTCGCCAAGCTCGACGACGCTGAAATCACGGCCAATCGCAATGGCGCCTCGAACGATCCGAAAGCCGATGCCGCCGTTCGCTTTGCGATGAAAGTTGTGGAGGCACGTGGCCATGTGAGCGCCGCCGATCTGGCCGCTGTCAAAGCTGCTGGCTACGACGACGGTCAGGTCATTGAGATTGTTCAGCACGTCGCGCTCAACGTATGGACGAACTTCTTCAACGAGACGTTCAAGACCGATGTCGACTTTCCGGTCGTGGCGCCCAGCAAAATCTCTGTTGCCTGAACGGTTTCCGAAACCCTGAAATCTATCGCCGCCGGACGCCTATGCGACGGCGGCGCTTCTTTTTTGGCGTTGTTAACTTAAATGATCCGTCGGCGAACGCGCGTCAGGGACGATAGGCTGGCGGACTGTTACGGACGTGCCTTAGTCTCACCATTGCGCATCGTCATATCGGCGGGCGGTAACACATCAATTCTTCTGTCAGCGAGCAAACGTGATCATCGGAAACTTTTCTAGGACGCGCATGGCATCGGTAGGCGCGCTTATCGTGGCCTTCCTTTGCGCCGGCGCAGAAGCGAGCTTTGCGCACAGCGGCACGGCCGATGAGCAGCAGGCCTGCACGCCAGACGTGTTTCGACTTTGCTCGGCTCAGATCCCAAGCGAAACGCGCATCGTTGCCTGTCTGAACAAGAACATGGCAAAGCTCAGCCCTGCTTGCCGTGACGTGATGAGAGGCGACAAGCCCAA from Hyphomicrobium sp. MC1 harbors:
- a CDS encoding carboxymuconolactone decarboxylase family protein, translating into MSRILTPATIADAPATAQPLLEAVNKQLGTVPNMFRLIATSPAALEGYLSLSGALAKGKLPPQTRERIALAVAEFNGCSYCLSAHTYLGRNLAKLDDAEITANRNGASNDPKADAAVRFAMKVVEARGHVSAADLAAVKAAGYDDGQVIEIVQHVALNVWTNFFNETFKTDVDFPVVAPSKISVA